From the Streptococcus sp. 29887 genome, one window contains:
- the dinB gene encoding DNA polymerase IV — protein MLIFPLINDLSRKIIHVDMDAFFAAIEVRDNPALKGKPVIIGADPRLSGGRGVVSTCSYEARAFGIHSAMSSKEAYERCPQAVFISGNYEKYQEVGRQVREIFHRYTDLVEPMSIDEAYLDVTENKLGLSSAVKIAKLIQYDIWNELHLTASAGVSYNKFLAKIASDMEKPHGLTLILPEDAVGVLASLPVEKFHGVGKKTVERLHEMGVSTGQDLLDVPEMVLIDRFGRFGYDLYRKARGISNSPVKTNRVRKSIGKERTYRKLLYRDEDVLKELVSLCQRVAVSLERNEKQGRTIVLKIRYGDFSTLTKRHSLGEATNQVQVIEKEIRQLFEEVGQADKGVRLLGVTVTNFMEGESKIANFE, from the coding sequence ATGTTAATTTTTCCCCTAATCAATGATTTATCTCGAAAAATTATTCATGTAGACATGGATGCGTTTTTTGCTGCTATAGAGGTCAGGGATAATCCTGCTTTGAAAGGGAAGCCAGTTATTATTGGTGCAGATCCGCGACTGTCTGGCGGTCGTGGAGTGGTATCTACCTGTAGTTATGAGGCGCGTGCCTTTGGCATTCATTCGGCCATGTCCTCCAAGGAGGCCTATGAACGCTGTCCGCAAGCCGTCTTCATTTCTGGAAATTATGAAAAATACCAGGAAGTGGGGCGACAGGTCAGGGAGATTTTTCACCGCTATACCGACTTGGTGGAACCCATGTCCATTGACGAGGCCTATCTGGATGTGACAGAAAACAAGCTGGGTTTAAGCTCGGCAGTCAAAATTGCCAAACTCATCCAATACGACATCTGGAATGAACTGCATCTGACAGCTTCTGCAGGGGTTTCCTACAATAAATTCCTGGCTAAAATTGCCTCGGATATGGAAAAACCGCATGGTCTGACCCTGATTTTGCCAGAGGATGCTGTTGGAGTACTAGCCTCTTTGCCTGTTGAAAAATTTCACGGTGTCGGCAAGAAAACGGTTGAACGTCTGCATGAGATGGGAGTTTCTACTGGTCAGGATTTGCTAGACGTGCCAGAAATGGTCTTAATTGACCGTTTTGGTCGCTTTGGTTATGATTTGTATCGGAAAGCTAGAGGCATTTCAAATAGTCCCGTCAAAACCAATCGGGTGCGAAAGTCTATCGGTAAGGAAAGGACCTATCGCAAGCTCCTCTATCGTGATGAAGATGTCTTGAAAGAGCTAGTCAGCCTCTGTCAACGGGTGGCCGTTAGCTTGGAACGAAATGAGAAACAAGGGCGCACCATTGTCCTGAAAATCCGCTATGGAGATTTTTCAACCCTGACCAAGCGACATAGTTTGGGAGAAGCGACCAATCAAGTTCAAGTAATAGAGAAAGAAATCCGTCAGCTTTTTGAAGAAGTTGGACAGGCTGATAAAGGTGTCCGCTTGCTAGGAGTGACCGTTACCAATTTTATGGAAGGAGAAAGTAAAATTGCAAATTTCGAGTAG
- a CDS encoding Rrf2 family transcriptional regulator, protein MQISSRFTIASHILVLLALEGEKEKQTSTSIAGSVGVNPVIIRNILSQLKEAGLVQVARGVGGARLAQAPDKITLLHVYQAVELFGEKGKLFGFHEQPNPACQVGRSIHPLLDSRLEDAQSALEKELGQTTIADLLAEL, encoded by the coding sequence TTGCAAATTTCGAGTAGATTTACCATTGCTAGTCATATCTTGGTCTTGCTAGCCTTGGAGGGAGAAAAGGAAAAGCAAACCAGTACCAGTATTGCAGGAAGTGTAGGTGTCAATCCAGTTATCATCCGCAATATTCTGTCCCAGCTGAAAGAGGCTGGTTTGGTTCAGGTGGCGCGTGGTGTAGGTGGCGCACGTTTGGCCCAAGCACCAGACAAGATTACCCTCCTTCATGTCTATCAGGCTGTAGAGTTATTTGGAGAAAAGGGGAAACTTTTTGGCTTTCATGAACAACCCAATCCAGCCTGTCAGGTCGGCCGCTCTATCCATCCCCTGCTAGATAGCCGTTTGGAAGATGCCCAGTCGGCTTTGGAAAAAGAGTTGGGACAAACAACAATTGCTGATTTATTAGCAGAATTATAA
- a CDS encoding NAD(P)-dependent oxidoreductase has translation MKIAIIAANGQAGQAIAKEAVERGHQVTAIVRSENKSAAQEVIQKDAFALSKEDLAGFDVVVNAFGAWTPETLPDHSRLASHLTDLLAGTSTRLLIVGGAGSLYLDQSQTSMLKDAPDFPADYLPVAEAMGAGLDIYRQATAVNWTYISPAADFDAEGQKAGAYTLAGEVFQVNAQGESYISYVDYAVALVDIAEKGGYQQERISVFAS, from the coding sequence ATGAAAATCGCCATTATCGCAGCAAATGGTCAAGCAGGTCAAGCCATTGCCAAAGAAGCAGTAGAACGTGGTCATCAGGTGACGGCTATTGTCCGCTCTGAAAACAAGAGTGCAGCCCAGGAAGTCATCCAAAAAGACGCTTTTGCACTTAGCAAGGAAGACTTGGCTGGCTTTGATGTGGTTGTCAACGCCTTTGGTGCTTGGACACCAGAAACGCTACCAGATCACAGCCGTCTAGCAAGCCATTTGACAGACTTGCTTGCAGGCACATCTACTCGCCTCTTGATTGTCGGTGGTGCAGGTAGCCTCTACCTAGACCAGAGTCAGACAAGTATGCTCAAGGATGCCCCAGATTTCCCAGCGGACTACCTACCAGTCGCAGAGGCTATGGGCGCAGGTCTTGACATCTACCGTCAGGCGACAGCGGTCAACTGGACCTATATCAGCCCAGCAGCTGATTTTGATGCAGAAGGTCAAAAAGCAGGTGCTTACACCCTGGCTGGCGAGGTTTTCCAGGTCAATGCCCAAGGTGAAAGCTATATTAGTTATGTAGACTATGCAGTGGCCTTAGTAGATATTGCCGAAAAAGGTGGCTACCAGCAAGAACGCATTTCGGTTTTTGCATCGTAA
- a CDS encoding 1-phosphofructokinase family hexose kinase, whose product MIHLICPNPALDRTLLVEKIEKNIPLRPTEVRDYPGGKSFNVAYALRENGVTDYTIHTILGGQIGRYIQDLNDQKGNQLQVVENNQNTRTCNIYVETSTGDVVLFYEKGFELTEDLLDQFTRQIENSLEAGDILVFSGSLMKGMPDDYIQRFIEKYPEVLTIVDTSGPALQAAYQARPALIKINNEELKDIYPDLDEESPEDILRILKEVTPHENIIITMGGKGSLAKIGQRFFRIQSPKKETRNPIAAGDFYLGLLVKGISQGQEPEIFLKEAAAFATANCLNYFPEVEAEQFAEIAGKVVLEQV is encoded by the coding sequence ATGATTCACTTGATTTGTCCCAATCCAGCCCTAGACCGTACGCTTCTTGTGGAGAAGATTGAAAAGAACATTCCCCTACGCCCAACGGAAGTCAGAGATTATCCCGGTGGTAAGAGTTTCAACGTGGCTTATGCCCTTCGAGAAAATGGAGTGACAGACTACACGATCCATACCATTTTAGGTGGACAGATCGGTCGCTACATTCAAGACCTTAATGACCAAAAGGGAAATCAATTACAGGTCGTTGAAAATAATCAGAACACAAGAACCTGCAATATTTATGTGGAAACCAGCACAGGCGATGTCGTTCTTTTCTATGAAAAAGGCTTTGAACTGACAGAGGACCTACTTGACCAATTTACCCGACAGATAGAAAATAGCCTAGAGGCTGGCGATATCCTAGTCTTTTCGGGCAGTCTGATGAAGGGCATGCCGGATGATTACATTCAGCGATTTATTGAAAAATACCCAGAGGTCTTGACCATTGTGGATACCAGTGGACCAGCCTTACAAGCTGCCTATCAAGCTCGCCCAGCCCTAATCAAAATCAATAATGAAGAACTCAAGGACATCTATCCAGACTTAGATGAGGAAAGTCCAGAGGATATTTTGCGGATACTAAAAGAAGTAACGCCGCATGAGAATATTATCATTACCATGGGTGGAAAGGGAAGTTTGGCTAAGATTGGTCAGCGTTTCTTCCGTATCCAGTCGCCAAAGAAGGAAACACGCAATCCCATTGCGGCAGGAGATTTCTACCTGGGCTTGCTAGTTAAGGGTATCAGCCAAGGGCAAGAGCCTGAGATTTTCTTGAAAGAGGCAGCAGCCTTTGCAACTGCCAACTGTCTTAACTACTTCCCAGAAGTCGAAGCAGAGCAATTTGCAGAGATAGCGGGTAAAGTTGTTCTAGAGCAGGTTTAA
- a CDS encoding galactose ABC transporter substrate-binding protein: MKKLLKFLAIAFVGLFLVACGKATENSSGGSDSGSGKTYEVGVAIYKFDDNFMTLYREELDAYFKQLSEKTGNKYVLDIQDGKQDQATQTEQINTFIAQGKDVILANLVDPTAAGSIINSAKSANIPVVFINREPEVAELEIWPGKTTYVGADATQSGTFQGEIIAATESKGDINGDGKVQYITLFGDPANVDAQQRTTYSVKALDDAGIKREALAEPYLANWDTAKGQEVTAAALEQFGDKLEVVFANNDGMAVGAVTAIKAAGRTVGKDILVVGVDAIPDAMELLAKGELTGTVLNDHFNQSHTAANVAVELMEGKEVSPYYWVDYVKVTKEADSELKEAEAKKETIEEIKKRYAEREKE, from the coding sequence ATGAAAAAACTATTGAAGTTTTTAGCAATTGCTTTTGTAGGTTTGTTTCTGGTAGCTTGTGGAAAGGCGACAGAAAATTCCAGCGGCGGTTCTGACTCAGGATCAGGAAAAACTTACGAAGTCGGTGTTGCTATTTACAAATTTGATGACAACTTCATGACCCTCTATCGTGAAGAGTTAGATGCCTATTTCAAACAATTAAGTGAGAAAACTGGCAACAAATATGTTTTGGATATCCAAGACGGTAAGCAAGACCAAGCAACCCAAACAGAGCAAATCAATACCTTTATTGCACAAGGTAAAGATGTTATCCTTGCAAACCTAGTTGACCCAACCGCTGCAGGTTCCATCATTAACTCAGCAAAATCTGCCAATATCCCAGTTGTTTTCATCAACCGTGAACCAGAAGTTGCTGAATTGGAAATCTGGCCTGGTAAAACAACTTACGTTGGTGCGGACGCTACCCAATCAGGTACCTTCCAAGGTGAAATCATCGCTGCAACTGAAAGCAAGGGTGATATCAATGGCGACGGTAAAGTGCAATACATTACCCTCTTTGGTGACCCAGCAAACGTTGATGCTCAACAACGCACAACATACTCAGTAAAAGCGCTTGATGATGCAGGTATCAAACGTGAAGCCTTGGCTGAGCCTTACCTTGCAAACTGGGATACAGCTAAAGGTCAAGAAGTAACAGCAGCTGCTTTGGAACAATTTGGTGACAAACTCGAAGTTGTTTTTGCAAACAACGACGGTATGGCAGTTGGTGCGGTAACAGCGATTAAGGCTGCAGGTCGTACTGTTGGTAAAGATATCTTGGTTGTTGGTGTAGACGCTATTCCAGATGCTATGGAACTTCTTGCCAAAGGTGAATTGACTGGTACAGTATTGAATGACCACTTCAACCAATCTCATACAGCAGCAAACGTTGCAGTTGAGTTGATGGAAGGTAAAGAAGTTTCTCCTTACTACTGGGTTGACTATGTAAAAGTTACAAAAGAAGCTGACTCAGAATTGAAAGAAGCAGAAGCTAAAAAAGAAACAATCGAAGAAATCAAAAAACGTTACGCAGAACGTGAAAAAGAGTAG